One stretch of Natronobacterium gregoryi SP2 DNA includes these proteins:
- the hmgA gene encoding hydroxymethylglutaryl-CoA reductase (NADPH), translating into MTTTDPAALADRVADGELRIHELEDHADYDTAAEARRLLVERETGADLEAVADYTFDAEQADPNVDNMIGAAQVPMGVAGPVPVDGSAAEGDYYLPLATTEGALLASVNRGLSTIRSVGGATTRVTKNGMTRAPVFRVGGVAEAAEVVEWVADNVDRLREAAESTTSHGELLDVEPYVVGDSVYLRFAYDTKDAMGMNMVTIATGEACELVEEETPADLVALSGNLCSDKKPAAINAVEGRGRSVTADVLIPGDVVEDRLHTTPEAIAEANTRKNLTGSAKAGSLGFNAHAANVVAAAFLATGQDEAQVVEGANAITTMDARENDEGTTDLYASVSLASLEVGTVGGGTKLPTQAEALEILGLRGGGDPAGSNAAALAEVIAVGSLAGELSLLAALSSRHLVSAHEDLGR; encoded by the coding sequence ATGACCACGACCGATCCCGCAGCCCTCGCCGACCGCGTCGCGGACGGTGAGCTCCGGATTCACGAACTCGAGGACCACGCCGACTACGACACGGCGGCCGAGGCCCGCCGGCTACTCGTCGAGCGCGAAACTGGGGCGGACCTCGAGGCCGTCGCCGACTACACCTTCGACGCCGAGCAGGCGGACCCGAACGTCGATAACATGATCGGCGCGGCCCAGGTGCCGATGGGCGTCGCCGGCCCCGTTCCCGTCGACGGCAGCGCGGCCGAGGGCGACTACTACCTCCCGCTGGCGACGACCGAGGGCGCGCTGCTGGCGTCTGTCAACCGCGGGCTGTCGACGATCCGGTCGGTCGGCGGCGCGACCACTCGCGTCACGAAAAACGGGATGACGCGCGCGCCGGTGTTCCGTGTCGGCGGCGTCGCCGAGGCCGCCGAGGTCGTCGAGTGGGTGGCCGACAACGTCGACCGGCTCCGTGAGGCCGCCGAGTCGACGACCAGTCACGGCGAACTGTTAGACGTCGAACCGTACGTCGTCGGCGACTCGGTCTACCTGCGCTTTGCCTACGACACCAAAGACGCGATGGGGATGAACATGGTCACCATCGCGACTGGCGAGGCCTGCGAACTCGTCGAGGAAGAGACTCCCGCCGACCTCGTCGCGCTCTCGGGGAACCTCTGTTCGGACAAGAAACCCGCCGCGATCAATGCCGTCGAGGGGCGCGGTCGCTCGGTCACGGCGGACGTCCTCATCCCCGGCGACGTCGTCGAGGATCGACTCCACACCACGCCCGAGGCCATCGCCGAGGCCAACACCCGCAAGAACCTGACCGGCAGCGCCAAGGCCGGCAGTCTCGGGTTCAACGCCCACGCCGCGAACGTCGTCGCCGCGGCCTTCCTCGCGACCGGCCAGGACGAGGCTCAGGTCGTCGAGGGCGCGAACGCGATCACGACGATGGACGCTCGAGAGAACGACGAGGGAACGACCGACCTCTATGCCTCCGTCTCGCTCGCCTCGCTCGAGGTCGGCACCGTCGGCGGCGGGACGAAACTCCCGACGCAGGCGGAAGCACTCGAGATTCTTGGCCTCCGCGGCGGTGGCGATCCCGCGGGGTCGAACGCCGCCGCGCTCGCCGAGGTCATCGCCGTCGGCTCTCTCGCCGGTGAACTCTCCCTGCTCGCGGCGCTTTCCTCCCGACACCTCGTGAGCGCACACGAAGACCTCGGGCGGTGA
- a CDS encoding DUF5817 domain-containing protein, giving the protein MYAVVGCRECSHLWLLEGRSETTQCPRCGSRRAYEKRKKFVETEDADHARDVRASMLANRQGEGERFAELDSFDALEEEVADGVIDDDDYLEQSGLDVDELEAAGESDQRGPSRSGSKKEIVERTLEELEQPTEDEVVEYAGERGVSPEYVREALEKLTRRGVVSENRGRYRKL; this is encoded by the coding sequence ATGTACGCCGTCGTCGGCTGTCGCGAGTGCTCTCATCTCTGGCTCCTCGAGGGCCGCTCGGAGACGACCCAGTGTCCCCGCTGTGGCTCGCGCCGCGCCTACGAGAAGCGCAAGAAGTTCGTCGAGACCGAGGACGCCGATCACGCCCGGGACGTCCGCGCCTCGATGCTCGCGAACCGACAGGGCGAAGGCGAGCGGTTCGCGGAACTAGACTCCTTCGATGCTCTCGAGGAAGAAGTCGCCGACGGCGTCATCGACGACGACGACTACCTCGAGCAGTCGGGACTCGACGTCGACGAACTCGAGGCGGCGGGCGAGAGCGACCAACGCGGCCCGTCTCGGAGCGGGAGCAAGAAAGAGATCGTCGAACGGACACTCGAGGAGCTAGAGCAGCCGACCGAGGACGAGGTCGTCGAGTACGCCGGCGAACGCGGCGTCTCGCCGGAGTACGTCAGGGAGGCACTCGAGAAACTGACGCGGCGGGGCGTCGTCAGCGAGAACCGCGGTCGGTATCGAAAGCTATAG
- a CDS encoding NRAMP family divalent metal transporter — protein MATETHQEERTGGRVLGFVRRLGPTWLAGAIAAGPATMVSLLVAGASFGYALLWVVVLSAVLGTVGQYLAMRLGLLTEQGIVAVVEEHLGSFWAWVLVIDVVLAAGLAQLVIMKTLADVSATIFTTAGVPALADPRLWGVTWAVILALGLAGGGYRIAEIGAKVIVSLVVLAFVASVFVVPIDPTAAATGLVPGIPGVGGAVVAAGVLGGAVHITLLTMQSYTMRARGWTDDDSDIAVFDVVSSMLVAFGVFSLAVFLVAASVLPEAGVDPATIDEIQAAQALGPIAGEHAVWLFLLGLWGAAVSTLGGNTIVPPYLVADKLGWEQSVEDRRYRGALVAVALASAVGAFLEGAFFQLLVLVLAFGLVGTPFALAVILYLLNDPDVVPETNSRLANLGGVVLFAVASVLAGEFVLEELETVTEPMSAFVVAFAAAMTLAIVGLAVRYVRERHRNN, from the coding sequence ATGGCAACTGAGACGCATCAGGAAGAGCGGACAGGTGGACGGGTCCTCGGATTCGTACGGCGGCTCGGACCGACCTGGCTCGCCGGTGCGATTGCAGCAGGACCGGCGACGATGGTCAGCCTGCTGGTCGCGGGAGCGAGTTTCGGCTACGCGTTGCTGTGGGTGGTCGTCCTCTCCGCGGTGCTCGGAACCGTCGGACAGTACCTCGCGATGCGGCTCGGTCTGCTCACCGAGCAGGGCATCGTCGCGGTCGTCGAAGAACACCTCGGCTCGTTCTGGGCGTGGGTGCTCGTGATCGACGTCGTCCTGGCGGCAGGGCTCGCACAGCTAGTGATTATGAAGACGCTCGCGGACGTGAGCGCGACGATCTTCACCACCGCAGGCGTCCCAGCGCTCGCCGATCCGCGGCTCTGGGGAGTGACCTGGGCCGTGATCCTCGCACTCGGCCTCGCGGGCGGTGGCTACCGCATCGCCGAGATCGGTGCCAAAGTTATCGTCTCGCTGGTCGTTCTCGCGTTCGTCGCGTCGGTCTTCGTCGTTCCGATCGATCCGACTGCAGCGGCGACCGGACTCGTCCCCGGGATTCCAGGCGTCGGCGGTGCAGTCGTTGCCGCTGGCGTACTCGGTGGGGCGGTTCACATCACGCTGTTGACGATGCAGAGTTACACGATGCGAGCGCGGGGCTGGACCGACGACGACAGCGACATCGCAGTCTTCGACGTCGTCAGTTCGATGCTCGTCGCCTTCGGCGTCTTCAGCCTCGCCGTCTTCCTCGTCGCGGCGAGCGTCCTCCCCGAGGCCGGCGTCGATCCGGCGACGATCGACGAGATCCAGGCGGCCCAGGCGCTCGGCCCGATCGCCGGCGAACACGCCGTCTGGCTGTTCCTGCTCGGTCTCTGGGGTGCCGCCGTCTCGACGCTCGGCGGGAACACGATCGTTCCACCGTACCTCGTCGCCGACAAACTGGGCTGGGAACAGTCCGTCGAAGACCGCCGATACCGCGGTGCGCTCGTCGCCGTCGCGCTGGCCTCCGCCGTCGGTGCCTTCCTCGAGGGCGCGTTCTTCCAGTTGCTCGTGCTGGTGCTCGCGTTCGGACTCGTCGGGACGCCGTTCGCGCTGGCCGTGATCCTCTACCTGCTGAACGATCCCGACGTGGTTCCCGAAACGAACTCTCGGCTCGCGAACCTCGGCGGCGTCGTCCTCTTTGCCGTCGCGAGCGTGCTGGCCGGCGAGTTCGTTCTCGAGGAACTCGAGACGGTCACCGAACCGATGTCGGCGTTCGTCGTCGCCTTCGCGGCGGCGATGACGCTCGCGATCGTCGGACTGGCCGTCAGGTACGTCAGAGAACGCCATCGCAACAACTGA
- a CDS encoding winged helix-turn-helix domain-containing protein: MAESERGTRRAGDDLLPEHSVLSLEEYLEMQRSIGNETRFRVLNALLEGGPQSASQLRDRLEIESNVLHYHLDELVDVGLVENRKRKEPDTDGLYSYYRATALGEGILEHGVRELMAREWDALEEYS; the protein is encoded by the coding sequence ATGGCCGAATCCGAACGCGGCACGCGGCGAGCCGGGGACGACCTGCTGCCCGAACACAGCGTCCTGAGCCTCGAGGAGTATCTCGAGATGCAACGCTCGATCGGTAACGAGACTCGGTTTCGTGTCCTCAACGCCCTGCTCGAGGGTGGCCCCCAGAGTGCGAGCCAGCTTCGCGACCGACTGGAGATCGAGTCGAACGTGCTCCACTACCACCTCGACGAACTCGTCGACGTCGGGCTCGTCGAGAACCGGAAACGGAAGGAGCCCGATACGGACGGGCTCTACTCGTACTACCGGGCGACTGCACTCGGCGAAGGCATCCTCGAGCACGGGGTTCGAGAACTGATGGCTCGCGAGTGGGACGCCCTCGAGGAGTACTCGTAG
- a CDS encoding DUF7509 family protein, whose translation MRDRIVDELGSLPRSRFLVYLMGPYEAFDLENALEDADPEAIPESVDFGTLVGSDHDLERDEAALDLLLDVRDRLRTEAGVNAFLAIDVDVPLSELDAASQSIAFARASNTVVYVVPAVGDNLGVGIEVGAVLEALFDDEIADHHRERVLFVHESGVRSAMIAAVRDRWEARIYSYEDREDLTRQLRLFVRDLIRKERTGELPRLD comes from the coding sequence ATGCGCGATCGGATCGTCGACGAACTCGGTTCGCTGCCGCGGTCGCGGTTCCTGGTCTACCTGATGGGGCCTTACGAGGCGTTCGACCTCGAGAACGCGCTCGAGGACGCCGACCCCGAGGCGATCCCCGAGTCGGTCGACTTCGGGACGCTCGTCGGATCGGACCACGACCTGGAACGCGACGAGGCGGCGCTGGATCTCCTGCTCGACGTTCGCGATCGACTGCGGACCGAGGCGGGCGTCAACGCCTTTCTCGCGATCGACGTCGACGTTCCGCTGTCGGAACTGGACGCCGCCTCCCAGAGCATCGCCTTTGCTCGAGCGAGCAACACCGTCGTCTACGTCGTCCCCGCGGTCGGCGACAACCTCGGCGTCGGCATCGAGGTCGGGGCCGTCCTCGAGGCACTGTTCGACGACGAGATAGCCGACCACCACCGCGAGCGCGTGCTGTTCGTCCACGAGTCGGGCGTCCGCAGCGCGATGATCGCCGCCGTCCGCGACCGCTGGGAGGCACGGATCTACTCCTACGAGGACCGCGAGGACCTGACGCGCCAGCTACGGCTGTTCGTGCGCGACCTCATCCGGAAGGAGCGAACGGGCGAGTTACCACGACTCGACTAG
- a CDS encoding GNAT family N-acetyltransferase: MSSTGDLDVRVVTDETERKDAFAVRHEVFVEEQGVDEDLEYDEHDADAVHFVAYDDAEPVGVARLRELEDDDAGKVERVAVLESRRGEGIGWELMRTLEERATELGLAKLKLHSQTHAAEFYDRLGYDRYGEEFEEAGIPHVEMRKSLE, from the coding sequence ATGTCATCGACGGGAGATCTCGACGTGCGCGTCGTCACCGACGAAACCGAGCGCAAGGACGCGTTCGCGGTTCGACACGAGGTGTTCGTCGAGGAGCAGGGGGTCGACGAGGACCTCGAGTACGACGAACACGACGCCGACGCAGTCCACTTCGTCGCCTACGACGACGCCGAGCCAGTCGGTGTCGCCCGGCTGCGAGAGCTCGAGGACGACGACGCCGGCAAGGTCGAACGTGTCGCGGTGCTCGAGTCACGTCGAGGCGAGGGAATTGGGTGGGAGCTGATGCGGACGCTCGAGGAACGCGCGACGGAACTCGGGCTGGCGAAACTCAAGCTCCACTCGCAGACTCACGCCGCCGAGTTCTACGACCGACTCGGCTACGACCGATACGGCGAGGAGTTCGAGGAGGCCGGGATTCCTCACGTCGAGATGCGGAAGTCACTGGAGTAG
- the icd gene encoding isocitrate dehydrogenase (NADP(+)), which produces MSYDKIEVPEEGEKITLKEGAEDELEVPDNPIIPIIHGDGVGSDVGPAAQKVLEAAAEATGREINWMRVYAGESAREKYDENLPDETVEAIKEHRVAIKGPLTTPVGAGFRSLNVGLRKLLDLYANVRPTYHLDGVPSPMSEPEQMDMVTFRENTEDVYAGIEWEEGTDEVQQVKEFVEEEMGFDDVIHDGPVGIGVKPITEFGTKRLVRRSIDYALEHDRDSVTLVHKGNIMKFTEGQFRDWGYEIAEEEYGDEVITEDTLWEERDGEAPEDAVVVNDRIADNMLQQIQTRTEEYDVLATMNLNGDYISDACGAQIGGLGIAPGANFGDGRLLAEPVHGSAPKYEGQDKVNPTAMILSGRMMLEYLGWDDAADLVRDAVEETISSGKVTYDLERQLDDAEKLATSEFAEEVVDNIETLS; this is translated from the coding sequence ATGAGCTACGACAAAATCGAGGTGCCCGAGGAAGGGGAAAAGATCACGTTAAAAGAGGGTGCCGAGGACGAACTCGAGGTGCCTGACAACCCGATCATTCCGATCATCCACGGTGACGGCGTCGGCAGCGACGTCGGTCCCGCGGCCCAGAAAGTACTCGAGGCTGCCGCGGAGGCGACCGGTCGTGAGATCAACTGGATGCGCGTCTACGCCGGCGAATCCGCTCGCGAGAAATACGACGAGAACCTGCCCGACGAGACCGTCGAGGCGATCAAGGAACACCGCGTTGCGATCAAGGGTCCACTCACGACGCCCGTCGGGGCCGGCTTCCGTTCGCTGAACGTCGGTCTGCGCAAACTGCTCGACCTCTACGCGAACGTCCGACCGACCTACCACTTAGACGGCGTCCCGTCGCCGATGTCCGAGCCCGAGCAGATGGACATGGTCACCTTCCGTGAGAACACGGAAGACGTCTACGCCGGCATCGAGTGGGAGGAAGGCACCGACGAGGTCCAGCAGGTCAAGGAGTTCGTCGAGGAAGAGATGGGCTTCGACGACGTCATCCACGACGGGCCCGTCGGCATCGGTGTCAAACCGATCACGGAGTTCGGCACGAAGCGACTCGTCCGCCGTTCCATCGACTACGCCCTCGAGCACGATCGTGACTCGGTCACGCTGGTCCACAAGGGCAACATCATGAAGTTCACCGAGGGCCAGTTCCGCGACTGGGGCTACGAGATCGCCGAAGAGGAGTACGGCGACGAGGTCATCACCGAGGACACCCTTTGGGAGGAACGCGACGGCGAGGCTCCCGAAGACGCCGTCGTCGTCAACGACCGCATCGCCGACAACATGCTCCAGCAGATCCAGACTCGCACCGAGGAGTACGACGTCCTCGCGACGATGAACTTAAACGGGGACTACATCTCCGACGCCTGTGGTGCCCAGATTGGCGGCCTCGGCATCGCGCCCGGTGCCAACTTCGGTGACGGCCGCCTGCTCGCCGAGCCCGTCCACGGCTCCGCACCCAAGTACGAGGGCCAGGACAAGGTCAACCCGACCGCCATGATCCTCTCGGGCCGTATGATGCTCGAGTACCTCGGCTGGGACGACGCCGCCGACCTCGTCCGTGACGCCGTCGAGGAGACGATTTCGTCGGGCAAGGTCACCTACGACCTCGAGCGCCAGCTCGACGACGCCGAGAAGCTCGCCACCAGCGAGTTCGCCGAGGAAGTCGTGGACAATATCGAGACCCTCTCGTAG
- a CDS encoding isoaspartyl peptidase/L-asparaginase: protein MQVLVHGGAGSEPDEPAPRQAVLEQAAETGGAEADPVDAVEAAVSVLEASSRFNAGVGSAVQSDGRIRTDAGIMTDERAVGAACSMESVEHAISVARVVMEETPHGFVSGDHAVSLADAYGIETGVDLWAERTQEKWDDEELESGGDVQSQLEAIRDRYGNSDPDGRDEPADEHDHDTVGAVACDGESLAAATSTGGRWLALAGRVGDVPQVGSGFYCSPAAAVSATGAGEDIARVTLARRASRHVERGLDADEAADVAVEEFAELTGSTAGLIVVDARGTLGSAYNSSQMQTARYHD from the coding sequence ATGCAGGTACTCGTTCACGGTGGTGCTGGCAGCGAGCCAGACGAGCCAGCGCCCAGACAGGCAGTTCTCGAGCAGGCAGCCGAGACCGGTGGGGCCGAAGCCGATCCGGTCGATGCGGTCGAGGCGGCAGTGAGCGTCCTCGAAGCTTCTTCCAGGTTCAACGCCGGCGTCGGCAGTGCCGTCCAGAGCGATGGACGAATCCGGACCGACGCGGGTATCATGACCGACGAGAGAGCCGTTGGTGCGGCCTGTTCGATGGAAAGCGTCGAACACGCGATCAGCGTCGCGCGAGTTGTCATGGAAGAGACACCTCATGGCTTCGTCTCCGGCGATCACGCCGTCTCGCTGGCCGACGCCTACGGAATCGAGACCGGCGTCGACCTCTGGGCAGAGCGCACGCAAGAAAAGTGGGACGACGAAGAACTCGAGTCAGGCGGCGACGTCCAGAGTCAACTCGAGGCGATCCGGGATCGCTACGGGAACTCCGACCCCGACGGTCGCGACGAACCGGCGGACGAACACGACCACGACACGGTTGGTGCGGTGGCTTGCGACGGCGAGTCACTCGCGGCGGCGACCTCCACCGGCGGTCGATGGCTCGCCCTCGCCGGACGGGTCGGCGATGTCCCACAGGTTGGTTCCGGCTTCTACTGCTCGCCTGCCGCGGCGGTCAGCGCGACCGGAGCGGGTGAAGACATCGCGCGCGTCACGCTTGCGCGGCGGGCATCACGCCACGTCGAACGCGGCCTCGATGCGGACGAGGCGGCCGACGTCGCGGTCGAAGAGTTTGCAGAGTTGACCGGATCGACGGCGGGACTCATCGTCGTCGACGCGCGTGGAACCCTCGGCTCGGCGTACAACAGTTCACAGATGCAGACGGCCCGGTATCACGACTGA
- a CDS encoding methionine--tRNA ligase, producing the protein MLQSPHHGPRHCPRCEATLTNVQGVDTCPECRWIDGRADH; encoded by the coding sequence ATGCTTCAATCTCCACACCACGGGCCGCGACACTGTCCGCGCTGTGAAGCGACGCTCACTAACGTCCAGGGCGTCGACACCTGTCCAGAGTGTCGCTGGATCGACGGGCGAGCGGACCACTGA
- the map gene encoding type II methionyl aminopeptidase, with translation MSESEVDLQSEKYEKHREAGEILAQVREETVERVEVGASHLEVAEYAEDRVRELGGEPAFPVNISVDHEAAHATPSIGDETTFGEEMINVDIGVHVDGWLADTAITVDLSGNPELTEASEQALEAALDVIEPGVDTGEIGAEIEDVIDGYGFNPVVNLTGHGLGHWEQHTDPNIPNRAVSQGATLEVGDVVAIEPFATDGGGKVTEGASEEIFALEREGKIRNRDARKALEQITDEFRTLPFATRWLETDRPEIALRRLKRNDIVHGYPVLQEDEGCLVSQKEHTLIVTEDGCEVTTN, from the coding sequence ATGTCTGAATCCGAGGTGGACCTTCAGTCCGAGAAGTACGAGAAACACCGCGAAGCCGGGGAGATCCTCGCACAGGTCCGCGAAGAGACAGTCGAACGCGTCGAGGTCGGGGCGAGCCACCTCGAGGTTGCCGAGTACGCGGAAGACCGGGTCCGTGAACTCGGCGGTGAACCCGCCTTCCCTGTCAATATCTCCGTCGACCACGAAGCGGCCCACGCGACGCCGTCGATCGGCGACGAAACGACGTTTGGCGAGGAGATGATCAACGTAGACATTGGCGTTCACGTCGACGGCTGGCTGGCAGATACCGCGATCACGGTCGACCTCTCCGGGAATCCCGAACTCACCGAAGCCTCTGAACAGGCACTCGAGGCTGCACTCGACGTAATCGAGCCCGGTGTCGACACCGGCGAGATCGGCGCGGAGATCGAAGACGTTATCGACGGATACGGCTTCAATCCTGTCGTCAACCTCACTGGCCACGGACTAGGGCACTGGGAACAGCACACTGACCCGAACATCCCCAACCGGGCCGTCTCGCAGGGAGCGACACTCGAAGTCGGCGACGTCGTGGCTATCGAACCGTTCGCGACCGACGGCGGGGGAAAAGTCACCGAGGGCGCAAGCGAAGAGATCTTCGCGCTCGAACGGGAAGGGAAGATCCGAAATCGGGACGCACGCAAGGCACTCGAACAGATCACCGACGAGTTCCGGACGCTGCCGTTCGCGACTCGATGGCTCGAAACCGATCGGCCGGAGATAGCGCTTCGGCGACTCAAGCGCAACGACATCGTCCACGGCTATCCGGTGTTACAGGAAGACGAAGGCTGTCTCGTCAGCCAGAAAGAACACACCCTCATCGTCACCGAGGACGGGTGTGAAGTGACGACGAACTGA
- a CDS encoding DUF7835 family putative zinc beta-ribbon protein: MATTDNSFNGITEYCDECGLETIHEVSVQIRTESVKQENAQFSREPYRVSECQRCGTRTSQRMNNA, encoded by the coding sequence ATGGCAACGACTGATAATTCATTCAACGGGATAACTGAATACTGCGACGAATGCGGGCTCGAGACGATCCACGAAGTGTCCGTCCAGATTCGAACGGAAAGCGTCAAACAGGAGAACGCGCAGTTCTCCCGCGAGCCCTACCGCGTGAGCGAGTGTCAGCGCTGTGGAACACGGACGAGCCAGCGCATGAACAACGCGTAA
- a CDS encoding HIT family protein has protein sequence MEQVFAPWRIEWIRRDEKNPAIDDCVFCELPELDDDRDNRLVARNDHAFVLLNNYPYNPGHVMVIPYAHTGEYADLTDQQLLGHAQLKQRTFDALEKAIDPDGFNAGLNLGDGAGGSIGDHLHTHVVPRWQGDTNFMPVLSDTTVVVEALEETYDHLYEAFANQEGATVPDDESAVVFE, from the coding sequence ATGGAGCAGGTGTTTGCCCCCTGGCGGATCGAGTGGATCAGACGCGACGAGAAGAATCCGGCTATCGACGACTGTGTCTTCTGTGAACTCCCAGAACTGGACGACGATCGAGACAACAGACTCGTCGCCCGCAACGACCACGCGTTCGTTCTCCTGAACAACTATCCGTACAATCCCGGCCACGTCATGGTCATTCCCTACGCCCACACGGGAGAGTACGCCGACCTCACCGACCAACAACTGCTTGGCCACGCTCAGCTAAAGCAACGCACCTTCGACGCTCTCGAGAAAGCTATCGACCCCGACGGGTTCAATGCCGGCCTGAACCTCGGTGACGGCGCCGGTGGGTCGATCGGCGACCACCTTCACACCCACGTCGTCCCACGCTGGCAGGGCGATACGAACTTCATGCCCGTGCTCAGCGACACGACAGTAGTCGTCGAAGCACTCGAGGAGACCTACGATCACCTCTACGAGGCGTTCGCCAACCAGGAGGGTGCGACCGTTCCAGACGACGAGAGCGCGGTCGTTTTCGAGTAG
- a CDS encoding tRNA (N(6)-L-threonylcarbamoyladenosine(37)-C(2))-methylthiotransferase, translating to MARYHIETYGCTSNRGESREIERRLRDAGHHRVDSAEAADVAILNTCTVVEKTERNMLRRAEELADETAALYITGCMALAQGKEFAEADVDGEVLHWDEVPQAVTNGECPTTTPDAEPVLDGVIGILPIARGCMSDCSYCITKHATGKIDSPSIDKNVAKARALIHAGAKEIRITGQDTGVYGWDDGERKLHELLERICAIDGEFRVRVGMANPKGVHGIRDELAAVFAGNEKLYDFLHAPVQSGSDDVLGDMRRQHQVEEYLEVVEVFEEALDYWTLSTDFIVGFPTETEHDHEQSLALLRETRPEKINVTRFSKRPGTDAAEMKGLGGTVKKERSKEMSALKRDVVGDAYEAMVGERRENCLVVEQGTADSVKCRDSAYRQIIVQNATDHGLEPGDFVDLEVTAHETMYAFGEPI from the coding sequence ATGGCCCGGTACCACATCGAAACCTATGGCTGTACGTCCAATCGCGGGGAGAGCCGCGAGATCGAGCGGCGACTCCGGGACGCTGGCCACCACCGCGTCGACAGCGCCGAAGCGGCGGATGTTGCCATCCTCAACACCTGTACCGTCGTCGAGAAGACCGAACGGAACATGCTTCGCCGGGCCGAGGAGTTGGCCGACGAGACGGCAGCTCTCTACATCACGGGCTGTATGGCCCTGGCCCAGGGCAAGGAGTTCGCCGAGGCGGACGTCGATGGCGAGGTTCTCCACTGGGACGAGGTTCCCCAGGCCGTCACCAACGGCGAGTGTCCGACGACCACACCCGACGCCGAACCCGTCCTCGACGGCGTGATCGGTATCCTCCCTATCGCACGGGGCTGTATGTCGGACTGTTCGTACTGCATCACCAAACATGCGACGGGTAAGATCGACTCACCGTCCATCGACAAAAACGTCGCTAAGGCCCGAGCGTTGATCCACGCCGGCGCGAAAGAGATCCGTATTACAGGCCAGGACACCGGCGTCTACGGCTGGGACGACGGCGAACGCAAACTCCACGAACTGCTAGAGCGCATCTGTGCGATCGACGGCGAGTTCCGCGTTCGAGTCGGTATGGCCAACCCGAAAGGCGTCCACGGCATCCGGGACGAACTCGCTGCCGTCTTCGCCGGCAACGAGAAACTGTACGACTTCCTTCATGCGCCCGTCCAGTCCGGTAGTGACGACGTACTCGGCGACATGCGTCGCCAGCATCAGGTCGAAGAGTATCTCGAGGTCGTCGAAGTCTTCGAGGAGGCACTCGACTACTGGACGCTGTCGACGGACTTTATCGTCGGTTTCCCAACCGAGACGGAACACGACCACGAGCAGTCGTTGGCACTGCTCCGGGAGACCCGCCCGGAAAAGATCAACGTCACCCGCTTTTCGAAGCGACCGGGTACCGACGCCGCCGAAATGAAGGGGCTCGGCGGCACCGTCAAGAAGGAACGATCGAAAGAAATGAGTGCTCTCAAGCGTGACGTCGTCGGCGACGCCTACGAGGCGATGGTCGGCGAACGACGTGAGAACTGTCTCGTCGTCGAGCAGGGAACCGCCGACTCCGTCAAGTGCCGGGACTCGGCGTACCGCCAGATCATCGTCCAGAACGCGACCGATCACGGTCTCGAGCCCGGCGACTTCGTCGACCTCGAAGTGACGGCACACGAGACGATGTACGCGTTCGGGGAGCCGATCTGA